The window TGGGCGGGCCGCGCGCCCCCGGCGAGCCCGCGGCCGTCGTCGCGCACGCGAAGCACGAGCCCGTCGCCGGCGCGGACGAGCTCGACGTCCACGCGCCTGGCCCCCGCGTGCTTGACGGCGTTCCACAGCGCCTCCTGCGCGATCCGAAACACCGCGGTTTCGAGCGCGGTGTCGAGCCGCTCGCCGCCGAGCCGTTCGTGCAGGTCCACCGGCAGGCCGCGGGAGACGATTTGGGTTTGGATGTACCAGCGCAGCGCCGGGGCGAGCCCGAGGTCGTCCAGCACGGCGGGCCGCAGATCGTAGATCAGCCCGCGCACCGCCTCGACCGTGCGCGCGGCGAGCCGCCGGAGGCGCGCGAGGGTCTCAGGGGTCACCGCGACGCCGCGGGTCGTCTCGAGGCGGGCGGCCTCGAGCTCGAGCATCAGGCCGGCCAGCGACTGGCCGGCTTCGTCGTGAAGCTCGCGCGCGATGCGTTTGCGCTCGTCCTCCTGCGCGCTGAGGAGGCGGTGAATCAGTCCGGTGCGCGCGGCCTCCTTGTCGCGCAACTCGTCGAGCAGGCGGGCCTTGTCCATGGCGAGACTGACCTGCGTGCCGATCGCCGACAGCACCGAGAGCTCACGGCGCGTGAACAGCCGTCCCGCCGGCAGGACGAGATTGAGGACGCCGACGGTGCTCGCCGCCGTACGGAGCGGGATGCTCGCGTGCCGCGCGCTGAGCCCCGTGCCGGCGAGCCGGTCGCACTCCACGACGACGCCGTGCGCCGGCAGCCGTCCCGCGCGCAGGAAGTCGAGGCACCGGCACGAGCCGGCCATGGCCGCCCGCCCGTCGCGCGCCAGCGGACCCGGCAGCCGCAACTCCGCCGCCGCGTCGTAGCGGCCGTCCCTTTCCAGGAATACCCAGCCGGAGTGCGCCTGGACCATATCGCCGGTTGCCCGCAGCACGTCGCTCAGCATGTCGCTTACGTGCCGCGGCTGGTGCAGCGCGGTGCTGATGCTGCTCATCACTTCGACCGCACGCTGACGTTCCAGTGACCGCAGCTGGATCCCGGCGCCGAACACGGCGGCACCCAGGGCCCCCGCGAACTCCGACAAGCCGGTGCCACGCGGCGAGCGCCCGAGAAACGACCACGCGGCGAAGGCCACCCCGATCGCGAGCAGCCCGGTGAAGATCAGGCGGATGCCGGTGTCGTCCAGGGTGCCCTCGGCCCGATAGTAGCCCCAGGCCGCCAGTGCGAAGGCCAGGCCGGAGGCGAGCCCGACGATGACGCGGGCGTGGTCGGCTCCCCACAGCAGGATGAGTGCGGCCGCGAGGAGGAGCCCGCCGTAGCCCACCATCCCCAGCAGCACGGTCCCGGGGGCGTTCGGATCGCGGGCGACGGAGCCCGTGAGGAAGCATCCCGCCGCGGCGAGGATCAGCGCGCTCGCGACGGCGTGGACCGGCGCCGGCGCCCCGCCGGAGAGAACGGCGAGGTCGACCGCCGACCTGGCGGCGAGGGTAGCCGTGCCAAGCGTCCACCAAATGACGTAGGGTAGGCGTGTCTCGACGTACTTGCCGAGCAGCAGCAAGACGATGGCTACATGAACGCCGACGGCAATATCCAGTATGAGGACCGGCACGCCCAACTGACCACCCCCGTCGGGCCCCGCGAACCTCTACTCGCTTCATTCCCCGGTGCGCCGGGAATATCGTCGCGAACCGGCGCGGGGACGCATCGGGTGAAGACCCGATTTCCGATGTCGCCGGGCCTAATCGGGCGGCCGCCTGATTACGGGTCCTAGCCGGTTGCTGGTACAGTGGGCGTCGGGATGAGTTACGGCGCGGATCGGCTGGTCTGGAGCGTGGTGCTGGCCATTCCGCTGGCGCTGCTGACGGTGGGGTTCGCGGGCTTTCTTCGGCTCGCCGCCGGGCGCCATCGCAAGATCGTGCGCCTCGCGAGACGGAAGGGATTGTCCGGCCGGGCGTCGTGACGGGGGGAAACGACGCCCGGCCTGCTCGATCGTCGAGTTTATGGGCAACCATTAGATAGAAGGAATGCCGCCGGTTTGACGTAAAAGTCCCCGGGAGCGGCCGGCGTGCTCCCCCGGGGCGGACGCCGGCGCCGGTCACGCGGGAGGGAAAGGCTCATGGATTCGCCGGTCGAGCACGTCGGGACGGCACAGAAGCCGCTGTTGCTGTACGAGGTCACAGACGGCGTTGCCGTACTGACCCTCAACCATCCCGAGCGGCGGAACGCGCTCTCGCGCGCCATGCTGGGAGCTCTCAAGCGTTCGCTGGATCAGGCGGCCGCGGATCCGCACGTCCGGGCGGTGGTCATTCGCGCGACCGGTCCGGTGTTCAGTTCCGGGCACGATCTCCGCGAACTCGTCGGCCAGTCTCAGACCGACGTCGCCACGCTGTTCGATCTCTGTACCGACGTCATGGAGACTGTGCGCACGCTGCCGAAACCCGTCATTGCTCAGGTCCACGCCCTTGCGACCGCAGCCGGCTGTCAACTCGTCGCAACCTGCGATCTCGTCGTCGCCTCGGAGAACGCGGCGTTTGCGACTCCGGGCGTAAAGACCGGGCTCTTCTGCACGACGCCGGGGGTCGCCGTGGCTCGGGCCGTGGGCCCTCGGAAGGCGATGGAGATGTTGCTCACCGGGACGCCGATCACCGCGCGGGAGGCTCAGCAGGCCGATCTTGTGAACCGTGTCGTGCCCGCGGACCGGCTTGAAGAGGAGACGATGGCCCTCGCGCGGCAGGTGATCGCCGCCAGCGCCTATACGCTCGCGGTCGGCAAGCGGGGGTTCTACCGCCAGATCACCAAGGATCGCCCCGAGGCCTATGCCGTGGCCGAGGAGATCATGGTGGAGAATGCCCTCGCCCCGGACGCGCAGGAGGGGATGCGTGCGTTCCTCGAAAAGCGCCCGCCCCGCTGGCAGCAGTGATCCGGATGAGGTGAGAGAGGTCGCAATCGTGGGAACGAGCCGCCGGGCGGTCCTGATGGTCATGCTCGCCGCCGGTGCGTTGACGCTGTCCGGCCTGGCCGTGCGGGCGCAGGCCGCGCCGCGGCCGGCGCCGGCATTCCGGCTTCCGCTCCTGTCGGGCGGCACGATCGGCCTTGCCGATCTGAAAGGCCGGCCCGCCGTGCTCCTGTTCTGGGCGCCGTGGTGACCCACGTGCAATGGTGACGCCCCCGGGTGGGAGCGTGCGTACCGCGAGGCCAAGGACCGGCGCGTGGCGATGATCGGGATCGGGCTGCTTGATACCCGGCGGGCCTGTGAAGGGTTCGTGCGGCGGTACCATCTCTCGTTTCCCAATGCCTACGACCGGGACGAACGAGTGGCGAAGGCCTACGGGTTCACCTATCAGCCGTATTGGGCCGTCATTTCGCGCAGCGGCTCGCTGGTTCGGACGGGATACGGACCGGCGAGCGAGACCGAACTGGTGCAGACGATCGACGCGCTCGCGAGGCGGTAGCGTGCATCTGTCGCTTGCGATCGCGTTCTTTGCGGGCGTGCTGGGGTTCTTCTCGCCGTGCGTGGTGCCGCTCATCCCGGGGTACCTGTCGTTCGTGTCCGGCGTCTCGCTCCTGGAGCTCGATGCCGCGGCACGGCGGCGACAGATGGGACGCGTCGTCGGCGCGACCCTCCTGTTCGTGCTCGGGTTCTCCCTGGTGTTCACGGGGCTCGGGGCCTCGGCCTCCCTCCTCGGCGGCTTCATCCTGGGCAATCGGGAGCTGCTCGGCCGGATCGGCGGCGCCGTGGTCATCGTGTTCGGGCTCGTGATGCTCGGCGTGCTGCGCGTGCCGGGATTCTACCGGGAGCGGCGCATCGCGTTCGCGCGGCGGCCGGCCGGACTCGCCGGCATCGTGCTGGTGGGCATGGCGTTCGGGTTCGCCTGGACGCCGTGCGTGGGCCCGGTGCTCGGTGCCATCCTCACCCTGGCGGCCACCACGGCGAGGGCGGCCGATGGGGCCGTGCTGTTGTTTGCGTATTCGCTCGGCCTCGCCCTGCCGTTTCTGGCCACCGCGGCGCTGCTCACCAGCGCGTTCGGGGCGTTGCGGGCCATCGGCCGGTACGCGCACGCGATTGAAGTGACGGGCGGCGCATTCCTCGTCGTGATGGGCGCGGCGCTGCTGTTCGATTGGATCTATCGCCTCAACGCCTGGATCCTGACGGTGTTTCCGGTTCGTCCGGCGCTCTAACGAAGTCTCCCGCACAAGGACTCACCCCGGGCCGGCCCGTAGACTCGTAGGCACGCTTCTCGCTCAGGAGGCCCGTGTGGCAGACCCACGCTCGGGACCGGCGCCGTGGATTGGCCAGAGCATGCGCGCGCGGGAGACGCTCCGTCCGATCCGTGGCCTCACGCACTACGTCGATGATCTGGCGCTGCCCGGGGCACTGCATCTCGCCGTGGTCCGCAGCCCGATCGCGCACGGCCGCATCCGCCGGATCGCCCTGGATGCGGCGCGGCGCGCGCCCGGCGTGGCGGCCGTGGTGACGGGCGCCGACATCGCCGGCCGCGCGCGCGGGTTTCCCGTCAACGTGCAGGAAGGGGCCGCGGTGACGGCCGTCCCGCATCCGATGCTTGCTGTCGATCGCGTCCGGTACGCGGGTGAGCCGGTCGTCGCCGTGGCCGCGGAAACGCCGGCGGCCGCGGTCGATGCGGCGGCGCTCGTGCAGATCGAGTACGATGAGCTCCCCGCCGTGACGGACCTGCGCGCGGCGCTCGGAGGACCGGTTGCGGTCCACGACGCCGCGCCGGACAACGCGCTGCTCCGCTGGCGCCGGACGCACGGCGACGTCAACGGCGCGATCGCGTCGGCCGCCCGGGTGGTGCGGGCGCGGTTCCAGATCCCGCGGATGGTGGCGGCCCCGATGGAGCCGCGCGGGGGCGCGGCGATGTACGATCCCGGCACCGACGTCCTGACCGTGTGGTGCTCGGCGCAGGACCCCCACCGCCCGCTGGCCCAGCTCAGCCACATCCTCAAGCGGCCCGAGCATCGGTTGCGCATTGTCGTGCCGGACGTCGGCGGCGCGTTCGGCGCGAAGGGCAGCCCGGCGCCCGAAGTGGCCGTCGCCGCGGTGCTGGCCATCGACCTGCGGCGCCCCGTCAAGTGGATGGAGACGCGGCGCGAGAACTTCCTGGCCGCCTATCAGGCCCGCGGCGTCGATGCCGACGTCGAGCTTGCGCTCGACGCGGACGGACGGTTCCTGGCCCTGCGCATGCGGATGCTGGCCGACCTCGGCGCCTACATGTATCCGCCGACCCCCACCGTGCCGCTGACCGCCGCGATTCTCGTGATCGGCGTCTACGCCACCCCGGCGGCGGACGTGGAACTCATCGGGGTCGCGACGACTAAACCGCCGACCGGTCCATACAGGGGCGCGGGGCGTCCGGAGGCCGTGTTCATCATCGAGCGGATGGTGGATCTCGCCGCGCGGGAGATGGGACTCGATCCCGTCGAACTCCGGCGGCGCAACTTCATCGCCCCCGAACAGTTTCCGTACCGGACGCCGCTCGGCTGGGTGTACGACTCGGGCCGGTACGCGCTCTGCCTCGATCGGGCGCTGGACGCCGTCGGCTATGAGCGCTGGCGTCGCGAACAGACGCGCGCGCGGGCCGAGGGCCGGCTGCTGGGCATCGGCGTCGCCGCCTACGTCGAGCGCGCCGGCACGGCGTTGTGGGAGGGCGCCGCCCTCACCGCTGCGCCGGACGGCCGGGTCGTCGTGCGCATGGGCTCGACGCCGCACGGACAGGGCCACGAGACGACGTTTGCGCAGATCGCGGCCGACGCGCTCGGCGTGCCGCCCGAGGTCATCACCGTGGAGCACGGCGATTCCGCGGTGGTGCCGCGGGGCGTCGGCACGTTCGGCAGCCGCTCCATCACGGTGGGCGGATCGGCGTTGTGGGTGGCCGCGCAGAAGGTGCAGACTAAGGCGACCCGGATCGCAGCGCATTTGCTCGAGGCCGCGCCCGAGGACCTGGTGCGCGAGGGAGACCGCTACGCCGTACGGGGTGCCACCGCGCGGGGCGTCACGTTCGCCGAGGTGGCGGCGGCAGCGTATCAGCCGGGGCGCCTGCCGCGGGATCTGGAGGTCGGATTGGACGCGGCGGCCACCTTCTCGCTGCCCGGTCCGGTGTTCCCCTCCGGCGCCTACGCGGCGGTGGTCGAAGTCGAGCCGGACACCGGGGCCGTGCGCATCCTGGCCCTCGTGGCGGTCGACGACGCCGGCCGGGTCGTCAATCCGTTCCTCGCGGAGGCCCAGGTCGTGGGGGCCGTGGCGCAGGGACTCGGTGAGACCCTGCTCGAGGAGGCGGTGTTCGACGAGGCGGGGCAGCCCCTCACGACCACGTTCGGCGAGTACGCGATGCCCCGCGCCGCCAACACGCCGCCGGTCCATGGCGAGTTTGTCGAAACGCTGTCCCCGTTCAACCCGCTGGGGGCGAAGGGAGTCGGTGAGGCGGGCGCAATCGGCGCGCCGCCCGCGGTCGCGAACGCCGTGATGGACGCGCTGTCGTCCTTCGGCATCCGCCACCTCGACCTGCCGCTCGCGCCGGAGAAGATATGGCGCGCGATTCGGGAGGCGGCGGACCGGGCGGCCCGATGAGGACGGCGGGCGCACCGCCGCCAACCTTCGAGGCGATCGGGCCAGGTGATCGAGAGGGGGCTGGAGGATGAAACGAGAGCTCACGCTCGTGGTGACTGTCGTCCTGGGAGCGTTGATCACGGGCGGCTCGCTCACGGCAGGCTCCGCCGCGGGGCCGCAGTTCCCGCCACCGGGCCCCCGCGAGAAGATCATCTTTGGGCAGCCGGTGGCGCCGCCCAACGTCGTGCACGCCCCGGTGGAACTGGCGAAGGCGTTCGGGTTCATGGACAAGTACAACGTGGACCTCGCGACGCTGGACTTCGATGGCTCGACGCGGGCGCTCACCGCCGCGATCACCGGCGGGGTCAACGTCGGGCTCATCGACTGCCAGGTCGCCTACGGAAACGGCGTGCCGATCGTGGCCTTCTACGCGCCGGCGCCGCGGATGGACTTCGTGCTCGTCGCGCGCGACACCATCAAGACGCTCCAAGACCTCAAGGGCAAGCGGATGGGGCTGTCCAGCGCCCCGGGCGGGATCATCGACCGCATGAACCGCGCGATTCTCCAGACCGCGGGCCTGCGGCCGGAAGACGTGGCGATCGTGCCGACGACGCCCGCGGGCCGCGTGGCGGCGCTCCTCACCGGGCAGAATGACACCGCGATCTTCCACTACGAGCAGGCCAGCAAGGTGCTCCGGACCCAGCGCGGCTTCCACGTCCTGTACGACCTGTACAAAGCCCTCCCCGACTACGAGTACAACATCTACTGCGGGCTCCGGCCGTGGGTCGCGGCTCATCGGGAGACCGTGGTCAACATGACGGCGGCGACGATTCTGGCCGTGCGCTACGCGTACGCGCACCGCGTCGAGGCGCTGAAGGCGCTCACCCAGATCACGCACGAAGATCCGGAAGACGTGGCGTACGCCTACGGCAAGATCATTACGGGGTGCATCTGGGCCCGCAACCTCGGATTGGACCCCAAGCGGCTCGCCTGGACGGTGCAGTTCGAGCACCAGGGCGGCAGCCTGCGCAATGTCTACGACGCCCACGACATCCTCGACATGGGGATCGCGAACGAGGCCCTGGCGAAGGCCGGCGGCCCGGTGCCGGTTCCCGCCGGGTGCGAGTAGCTCCCGCGGCATGCCCGACGAAACGATCCGGTACGTCGGCCGCACCTGGGAGCCGCGGTTCCGCGCCAACGGCGTGGATGCGGGCGACTATCGCCGGGTCGTGGACGGCCTCGAGACGTGGGACCAGTGGTACGGCGCGTGGATGGAGCTCGGCCGCAGACACGAGGGCCTCACCCGGGGAGCCGAGCGCCGGGTCGCGTGCTATGCTCGCGCTCTCCCGTGGCTCGAGCCCCCGGGCGAGCGCGTCGAGTTTCCGCTGGAGGCGATCCGGATCCCGGCCTATCTCCGCCGCCCGGCAGGAGGTCCCGCGTCAGACGGGGCGGGCGTCGCGCGGCCGCCCGTCGTTCTCTTTCTCTCGGGGCTCGACTCGGTGAAAGAGGAGCACGCGACGTTCGAACGGTTCTTCCTCCGCCGGGGGCTCGCCACGCTGACCCTGGACGGGCCGGGGCAGGGCGAGACCTGGTACCGGATGAAGATGCGCGTGGACTTCGAAGTCGCGGCGGCCGCGGCCGTCGACTATCTGCTCGGCCGGGACGACGTCGACGGTACGCGGGTCGGAGTCTGCGGGGTGAGCCTCGGCGGGTACCTCGCGCCGCGGTGCGCCGCGTTCGAACCCCGCCTGAGCGCAGTCGCGTCCTGCGGCGGCCTGCACAGCCTCGAGGAGGGTCGCCTGCACCGCGGCCTGCACCTCGCGCGGTGGCTGCACATCTGGGGCGCCCGCGACGCGGCGGACCTCGCGGCCCGGAGCCGCGGGGCCACGCTCGCCGGCTGCGCCGCGCGGATCACGGCACCACTCCTCGTCGTCCACGGCGCCCAGGACAACCTCATCTCGCCGGAGGACGCGTATCGAACCTTCGAGGCGGCGCGCGGCCCCAAGCGCTGGGTGCTGTACCCTGAGGGCAACCACGTGTGCAACAACATCGCGTACAAGTACCGGCCGCTCGTCGCGGACTTCATGGCCGAGCAGCTGCGGTGACCCCCAAGATCCAGCTCGAGAATGCGTGCCGGATGTTTGTCGGCGGGACCGTCAGCGTGTTTGAGGCGCTGTCGTTCGACGTCTACGACAACGAGATTCTGTGCATCGTCGGCCCGAGCGGCTGCGGCAAGACGACGCTGCTCCGCTGCATCGACGGGCTCGTGCCGCTCTCCGCGGGACGGATCGTGTTCGACGGTACCCTGGTGACGGCGCCGCCGCCGCGGATGGCGATGGTGTTTCAGCACTTCGGCCTGTTCCCGTGGAAGACGGTGGCGGCCAACGTGGCGTACGGCCTGCGCTTCGCCGGCGCGCCCCGGGGCGACGCGGAGGCCCGGGTGCGACGGGTGCTCGCGCTGGTCGGGCTCCAGGCGTTCGCCTCGTATTATCCGTACCAGTTGTCCGGCGGGATGCAGCAGCGGGTCGGGCTCGCCCGGGCGCTCGCGATCGATCCGGAGGTCCTGCTGATGGACGAACCGTTTGCGGCGCTCGACGCCCAGACGCGCGAGATCTTGCAGGAGGAAATGCTCCGGATCCTCGGCCAGGAGCGCAAGACGATCGTGTTCGTCACCCACAGCATCGATGAGGCGCTGTTCCTCGGCGACCGCGTCATCGTGCTGACGGCCCGCCCGGCGCGCATCCGGGAGGTGCTCACCGTCCCGTACGGACGGTCGCGCTCGCTCGCCGCGATGCGGGCCGATCCGGCGTTCGGGACCCTCCGGACGCGCGTGTGGGACCTGCTGCGGCCGGAGATCCAATGAGCGCCGCCCGCGCCGGTGGTTGCGGCGGCGGACGCCCATGACCGCCGAGGCGTCGGCGGCGGTCTCCGCGCAGCAGGCGGCGGTGCAGAGCGCCGCGGCGCGCCTGCGCCGGCGGCAGCGGCGCCACGACTTGGCGGTGCGGGCCGTGTCGGTGTGCGCCGTGCTGGCCGTGTGGGAGATCGGCGGCCGGGCGATCAGCCCGCTCCTGTTCGCGCCGCCGTCGCGCATCCTCGCCGCGGGGATCCAGATTGTCGCGACGGGCGAGCTCTGGCCGTATCTGAGCCTCAGTTTCCGGGTGGCCGCGCTCGGTACTCTGCTCGCGACGGCCGTCGGGATCGCGGCGGGCGTCGCGATCGCGCGCGTCCGGCTGCTCGATCTGTCGCTCGAACCGTTCGTGATCGCGCTGTACGCGACGCCGATGGTCGCGCTCATTCCGCTCGTCGTCATCTGGGCCGGGTTCGGCGACTCCGCGAAGATCGTCGTGATCTTCCTGTTTGCGGTGTTTCCGATTCTCCTGAACACCTATCAGGGCGTCCGGGGCGTGGATCACCGGCTGCTCGAAGTGGCGCGGTCGTTCCGCACCTCGGAGGGGGCGCTGTGGGGCGACGTGATCCTGCCGTCCGCGCTGCCCTTCA is drawn from bacterium and contains these coding sequences:
- a CDS encoding histidine kinase, translating into MPVLILDIAVGVHVAIVLLLLGKYVETRLPYVIWWTLGTATLAARSAVDLAVLSGGAPAPVHAVASALILAAAGCFLTGSVARDPNAPGTVLLGMVGYGGLLLAAALILLWGADHARVIVGLASGLAFALAAWGYYRAEGTLDDTGIRLIFTGLLAIGVAFAAWSFLGRSPRGTGLSEFAGALGAAVFGAGIQLRSLERQRAVEVMSSISTALHQPRHVSDMLSDVLRATGDMVQAHSGWVFLERDGRYDAAAELRLPGPLARDGRAAMAGSCRCLDFLRAGRLPAHGVVVECDRLAGTGLSARHASIPLRTAASTVGVLNLVLPAGRLFTRRELSVLSAIGTQVSLAMDKARLLDELRDKEAARTGLIHRLLSAQEDERKRIARELHDEAGQSLAGLMLELEAARLETTRGVAVTPETLARLRRLAARTVEAVRGLIYDLRPAVLDDLGLAPALRWYIQTQIVSRGLPVDLHERLGGERLDTALETAVFRIAQEALWNAVKHAGARRVDVELVRAGDGLVLRVRDDGRGLAGGARPA
- a CDS encoding enoyl-CoA hydratase; translation: MDSPVEHVGTAQKPLLLYEVTDGVAVLTLNHPERRNALSRAMLGALKRSLDQAAADPHVRAVVIRATGPVFSSGHDLRELVGQSQTDVATLFDLCTDVMETVRTLPKPVIAQVHALATAAGCQLVATCDLVVASENAAFATPGVKTGLFCTTPGVAVARAVGPRKAMEMLLTGTPITAREAQQADLVNRVVPADRLEEETMALARQVIAASAYTLAVGKRGFYRQITKDRPEAYAVAEEIMVENALAPDAQEGMRAFLEKRPPRWQQ
- a CDS encoding cytochrome c biogenesis protein CcdA — encoded protein: MHLSLAIAFFAGVLGFFSPCVVPLIPGYLSFVSGVSLLELDAAARRRQMGRVVGATLLFVLGFSLVFTGLGASASLLGGFILGNRELLGRIGGAVVIVFGLVMLGVLRVPGFYRERRIAFARRPAGLAGIVLVGMAFGFAWTPCVGPVLGAILTLAATTARAADGAVLLFAYSLGLALPFLATAALLTSAFGALRAIGRYAHAIEVTGGAFLVVMGAALLFDWIYRLNAWILTVFPVRPAL
- a CDS encoding xanthine dehydrogenase family protein molybdopterin-binding subunit, whose amino-acid sequence is MADPRSGPAPWIGQSMRARETLRPIRGLTHYVDDLALPGALHLAVVRSPIAHGRIRRIALDAARRAPGVAAVVTGADIAGRARGFPVNVQEGAAVTAVPHPMLAVDRVRYAGEPVVAVAAETPAAAVDAAALVQIEYDELPAVTDLRAALGGPVAVHDAAPDNALLRWRRTHGDVNGAIASAARVVRARFQIPRMVAAPMEPRGGAAMYDPGTDVLTVWCSAQDPHRPLAQLSHILKRPEHRLRIVVPDVGGAFGAKGSPAPEVAVAAVLAIDLRRPVKWMETRRENFLAAYQARGVDADVELALDADGRFLALRMRMLADLGAYMYPPTPTVPLTAAILVIGVYATPAADVELIGVATTKPPTGPYRGAGRPEAVFIIERMVDLAAREMGLDPVELRRRNFIAPEQFPYRTPLGWVYDSGRYALCLDRALDAVGYERWRREQTRARAEGRLLGIGVAAYVERAGTALWEGAALTAAPDGRVVVRMGSTPHGQGHETTFAQIAADALGVPPEVITVEHGDSAVVPRGVGTFGSRSITVGGSALWVAAQKVQTKATRIAAHLLEAAPEDLVREGDRYAVRGATARGVTFAEVAAAAYQPGRLPRDLEVGLDAAATFSLPGPVFPSGAYAAVVEVEPDTGAVRILALVAVDDAGRVVNPFLAEAQVVGAVAQGLGETLLEEAVFDEAGQPLTTTFGEYAMPRAANTPPVHGEFVETLSPFNPLGAKGVGEAGAIGAPPAVANAVMDALSSFGIRHLDLPLAPEKIWRAIREAADRAAR
- a CDS encoding ABC transporter substrate-binding protein, producing the protein MKRELTLVVTVVLGALITGGSLTAGSAAGPQFPPPGPREKIIFGQPVAPPNVVHAPVELAKAFGFMDKYNVDLATLDFDGSTRALTAAITGGVNVGLIDCQVAYGNGVPIVAFYAPAPRMDFVLVARDTIKTLQDLKGKRMGLSSAPGGIIDRMNRAILQTAGLRPEDVAIVPTTPAGRVAALLTGQNDTAIFHYEQASKVLRTQRGFHVLYDLYKALPDYEYNIYCGLRPWVAAHRETVVNMTAATILAVRYAYAHRVEALKALTQITHEDPEDVAYAYGKIITGCIWARNLGLDPKRLAWTVQFEHQGGSLRNVYDAHDILDMGIANEALAKAGGPVPVPAGCE
- a CDS encoding CocE/NonD family hydrolase, which codes for MPDETIRYVGRTWEPRFRANGVDAGDYRRVVDGLETWDQWYGAWMELGRRHEGLTRGAERRVACYARALPWLEPPGERVEFPLEAIRIPAYLRRPAGGPASDGAGVARPPVVLFLSGLDSVKEEHATFERFFLRRGLATLTLDGPGQGETWYRMKMRVDFEVAAAAAVDYLLGRDDVDGTRVGVCGVSLGGYLAPRCAAFEPRLSAVASCGGLHSLEEGRLHRGLHLARWLHIWGARDAADLAARSRGATLAGCAARITAPLLVVHGAQDNLISPEDAYRTFEAARGPKRWVLYPEGNHVCNNIAYKYRPLVADFMAEQLR
- a CDS encoding ABC transporter ATP-binding protein, with translation MTPKIQLENACRMFVGGTVSVFEALSFDVYDNEILCIVGPSGCGKTTLLRCIDGLVPLSAGRIVFDGTLVTAPPPRMAMVFQHFGLFPWKTVAANVAYGLRFAGAPRGDAEARVRRVLALVGLQAFASYYPYQLSGGMQQRVGLARALAIDPEVLLMDEPFAALDAQTREILQEEMLRILGQERKTIVFVTHSIDEALFLGDRVIVLTARPARIREVLTVPYGRSRSLAAMRADPAFGTLRTRVWDLLRPEIQ
- a CDS encoding ABC transporter permease — translated: MTAEASAAVSAQQAAVQSAAARLRRRQRRHDLAVRAVSVCAVLAVWEIGGRAISPLLFAPPSRILAAGIQIVATGELWPYLSLSFRVAALGTLLATAVGIAAGVAIARVRLLDLSLEPFVIALYATPMVALIPLVVIWAGFGDSAKIVVIFLFAVFPILLNTYQGVRGVDHRLLEVARSFRTSEGALWGDVILPSALPFIIAGLRLALGRALVGMVIADLYTAVSGIGYLIVRYAQNLQIDRLLVPVVILSITGVVLVQGLSWLEARIAPWQVAGRDD